One Micromonospora eburnea genomic region harbors:
- a CDS encoding alpha/beta hydrolase family protein — MKLAALRLIAVALSVGMVACSADPPPPTQPTGLNAGSGCPEFVGDGRQVEFGKEIDAELGGIVLGSGATGVVLAHMAAGDVCQWLPFGRTLADRGYRVLAFDFAGNGVSRGHGVPLARQVEAAASALRADGASRIVLAGGSMGGAAVLAATPTLSPPPVAVIALSSPSSYQDADAAAAAPKITAPVLYGAGELEPSFSESARQMYAATPQSTQRQLVLVPTSAHGVNLLGEGGSVEIRDRVTKFLDTYAPPA; from the coding sequence ATGAAGCTCGCCGCCCTCCGCCTGATCGCCGTTGCCCTCTCCGTGGGGATGGTCGCCTGTAGCGCCGACCCTCCGCCGCCGACGCAGCCGACCGGACTCAACGCGGGCAGCGGCTGCCCCGAGTTCGTCGGGGACGGCCGGCAGGTCGAGTTCGGCAAGGAGATCGACGCCGAACTGGGCGGGATCGTTCTCGGCTCCGGGGCCACCGGGGTGGTGCTGGCGCACATGGCGGCCGGCGACGTCTGCCAGTGGCTGCCCTTCGGGCGCACGCTGGCCGACCGGGGCTACCGGGTGCTCGCCTTCGACTTCGCCGGGAACGGCGTCTCGCGGGGTCACGGGGTGCCGTTGGCCCGGCAGGTGGAGGCGGCGGCCAGCGCGTTGCGGGCTGACGGTGCCAGCCGGATCGTGCTGGCCGGCGGGTCCATGGGTGGTGCCGCGGTGCTGGCCGCCACGCCGACCCTCAGCCCGCCGCCGGTCGCCGTCATCGCCCTCTCGTCACCGTCCAGCTACCAGGACGCGGACGCCGCCGCGGCAGCTCCGAAGATCACCGCCCCGGTCCTGTACGGCGCGGGTGAGCTGGAGCCGAGCTTCTCGGAGTCGGCCCGGCAGATGTATGCCGCCACCCCGCAGAGCACGCAGCGGCAGTTGGTGCTGGTGCCGACCAGCGCGCACGGGGTGAATCTGCTCGGCGAAGGTGGCAGCGTCGAGATCCGCGACCGGGTGACAAAGTTCCTCGACACCTACGCGCCGCCGGCCTGA
- a CDS encoding GH12 family glycosyl hydrolase domain-containing protein, whose protein sequence is MKRPLRALAAAGLMAAGTLVAVALGGTASADTQICDQYGSTTIGGKYVVQNNRWGTSAQQCINVTSTGFSITRQDGTGNTSGAPVSYPSIYVGCHYTNCSPGTNLPAQVKNISSAPASINYNYVSGAVYDAAYDIWLDPSPKKDGVNQMEIMIWFNRQGPIQPIGSVVGTANLAGRSWEVWRGSNGSNNVISYVSSSAIPSLSFDAMTFINDTRSRGAITTDWYLTSIQAGFEPWQGGVGLAVTSFSQSVNTGGTPPTTAPPTTAPPTTPPPTGGCTVKYTPNSWNNGFTADVQITNNGSSTINGWTLTYNLPSGQQITSSWNATVTQSGSAVTAKNVSHNGTLTPGASTAFGYQGTLSGTYSSPTSFSLNGTACSRA, encoded by the coding sequence ATGAAGCGTCCCCTGAGGGCCCTCGCGGCCGCCGGCCTGATGGCCGCCGGCACGCTCGTCGCCGTCGCTCTCGGCGGCACCGCCTCCGCCGACACCCAGATCTGTGACCAGTACGGGTCCACCACCATCGGCGGCAAGTACGTCGTGCAGAACAACCGCTGGGGCACCAGCGCACAGCAGTGCATCAACGTCACCTCCACCGGTTTCTCCATCACCCGGCAGGACGGCACGGGGAACACCAGCGGCGCCCCGGTCTCCTACCCGTCCATCTACGTGGGCTGCCACTACACGAACTGCTCGCCCGGCACCAACCTGCCGGCCCAGGTGAAGAACATCAGCAGCGCCCCGGCCAGCATCAACTACAACTACGTCAGCGGCGCCGTCTACGACGCCGCGTACGACATCTGGCTCGACCCCAGCCCCAAGAAGGACGGGGTGAACCAGATGGAGATCATGATCTGGTTCAACCGGCAGGGCCCGATCCAGCCGATCGGCTCCGTGGTGGGCACCGCCAACCTCGCCGGACGCAGCTGGGAGGTCTGGCGCGGCAGCAACGGCTCCAACAACGTCATCTCGTACGTGTCGTCGTCGGCGATCCCCAGCCTGAGCTTCGACGCCATGACGTTCATCAACGACACCCGTAGCCGCGGCGCGATCACCACCGACTGGTACCTGACCAGCATCCAGGCCGGCTTCGAGCCGTGGCAGGGCGGCGTGGGCCTGGCGGTGACCTCCTTCTCGCAGAGCGTCAACACCGGTGGCACCCCGCCGACGACGGCCCCGCCGACCACCGCGCCCCCGACCACGCCCCCGCCGACCGGCGGCTGCACGGTGAAGTACACCCCGAACTCCTGGAACAACGGCTTCACCGCCGACGTGCAGATCACCAACAACGGCTCGTCCACGATCAACGGCTGGACGCTCACCTACAACCTGCCGAGCGGACAGCAGATCACCAGCTCGTGGAACGCCACCGTCACCCAGAGCGGCTCCGCGGTGACCGCCAAGAACGTCAGCCACAACGGCACCCTCACGCCAGGCGCCTCGACGGCCTTCGGCTACCAGGGCACGCTGAGCGGCACGTACTCGTCACCGACCAGCTTCTCGCTCAACGGAACGGCCTGCTCCCGGGCCTGA
- a CDS encoding aldo/keto reductase, which produces MTSPEQPTAVLPGEVRMPLLGFGTWQATGEAGYDAVLAALDAGYRHIDTATMYGNEREVGRAVKESGLRREDVFITTKLPPEAVGRERETIEASLAALDTDYVDLWLIHWPPTSPGEGIPVWRELLAARDENMARAVGVSNHSIDQIDELIQATEENPAVNQIRWNPTLYDRHVLAAHRDRGVVLEGYSPLRDTDLSDPVLVRIAAAHNASPAQVVLRWHIDHEIVVIPKSVHPDRIRANADVFRFSLSAEEMRDIDALGT; this is translated from the coding sequence ATGACCAGCCCTGAACAGCCCACCGCCGTGCTCCCGGGCGAGGTACGGATGCCGCTGCTCGGCTTCGGCACCTGGCAGGCCACCGGCGAGGCCGGGTACGACGCGGTGCTCGCCGCCCTCGACGCCGGCTACCGGCACATCGACACCGCCACCATGTACGGCAACGAGCGGGAGGTCGGCCGGGCGGTCAAGGAGAGCGGACTACGCCGGGAGGACGTCTTCATCACCACGAAGCTGCCGCCCGAGGCGGTGGGCCGGGAGCGGGAGACCATCGAGGCGAGCCTGGCCGCCCTGGACACCGACTACGTCGACCTCTGGCTCATCCACTGGCCGCCGACCTCGCCGGGCGAGGGCATCCCGGTCTGGCGGGAACTGCTCGCCGCCCGCGACGAGAACATGGCCCGGGCCGTCGGGGTGAGCAACCACAGCATCGACCAGATCGACGAGCTGATCCAGGCCACCGAGGAGAATCCGGCGGTCAACCAGATCCGGTGGAACCCGACGCTGTACGACCGGCACGTGCTCGCCGCGCACCGGGACCGCGGCGTGGTGCTGGAGGGCTACAGCCCGCTCAGGGACACCGACCTGTCCGATCCGGTGCTGGTCCGGATCGCCGCGGCGCACAACGCCTCGCCCGCGCAGGTGGTGCTCCGCTGGCACATCGACCACGAGATCGTGGTGATCCCGAAGTCGGTCCACCCGGATCGGATCCGGGCCAACGCCGACGTCTTCCGCTTCTCGCTCAGTGCCGAGGAGATGCGCGACATCGACGCCCTCGGCACCTGA
- the ctaD gene encoding cytochrome c oxidase subunit I, producing the protein MTTVAPKPVVTRPWPVREPVKGSALARLLRTTDAKQIGIMYMVTAFAFFLIGGLMALIMRAELAQPGLQFLSPEQYNQLFTMHGTIMLLFFATPIVFAFANYVVPLQIGAPDVAFPRLNSFAYWLYLFGGTMATAGFIAPGGAADFGWTAYAPLSTAEHSPGVGANLWVIGLVISGLGTILGSVNLITTILTLRAPGMTMFRMPIFTWNMLVTSLLAILIFPLLAAALLAVASDRLIGTHVYDPATGGPMLYQHLFWFFGHPEVYIIALPFFGIISEIIPVFSRKPIFGYKGLVAATVAIAALSMSVWAHHMFSTGQVLLPFFSFLSYLIAVPTGMKFFNWIGTMWRGQITFETPMLFAIGFLVTFLFGGLTGVLLASPPLDFHIHDSYFVVAHFHYVLFGTIVFAVFGGIYFWFPKMFGRMLDERLGKIHFWLTMVGFHTTFLVQHWLGNEGMPRRYADYLPGDGFTTLNTISTIGAFITGISTLPFIYNCWKSYKAGPVVEVDDPWGYGNSLEWATSSPPPLRNFDRMPRIRSERPAFDLKFPELAAGVPALAGPPEGGAKPLTSEADGGASYVEDTSGNRDQR; encoded by the coding sequence GTGACCACCGTCGCACCCAAGCCGGTCGTGACCCGGCCCTGGCCGGTCCGCGAGCCGGTCAAGGGGTCGGCCCTCGCGCGGCTGCTGCGGACCACGGACGCGAAGCAGATCGGGATCATGTACATGGTCACCGCGTTCGCGTTCTTCCTTATCGGCGGCCTGATGGCCCTGATCATGCGCGCCGAGCTGGCGCAGCCGGGCCTGCAGTTCCTGTCGCCCGAGCAGTACAACCAGCTCTTCACCATGCACGGCACGATCATGCTGCTGTTCTTCGCGACGCCGATCGTGTTCGCCTTCGCGAACTACGTGGTGCCGCTGCAGATCGGCGCGCCCGACGTGGCGTTCCCCCGGCTGAACTCGTTCGCCTACTGGCTGTACCTGTTCGGCGGCACCATGGCCACCGCCGGGTTCATCGCGCCGGGCGGTGCGGCCGACTTCGGCTGGACGGCGTACGCGCCGCTGAGCACCGCGGAGCACTCGCCGGGCGTCGGCGCCAACCTGTGGGTGATCGGTCTGGTCATCTCCGGCCTGGGCACCATCCTCGGCTCGGTCAACCTGATCACCACGATCCTGACCCTGCGCGCCCCCGGCATGACCATGTTCCGGATGCCGATCTTCACCTGGAACATGCTGGTCACCAGCCTGCTGGCCATCCTGATCTTCCCGCTGCTGGCCGCCGCGCTGCTGGCGGTCGCCTCGGACCGCCTGATCGGCACCCACGTGTACGACCCGGCCACCGGTGGCCCGATGCTGTACCAGCACCTGTTCTGGTTCTTCGGGCACCCCGAGGTCTACATCATCGCGCTGCCGTTCTTCGGCATCATCTCCGAGATCATCCCGGTCTTCTCCCGGAAGCCGATCTTCGGTTACAAGGGTCTCGTCGCCGCGACCGTCGCCATCGCCGCCCTGTCGATGAGCGTCTGGGCGCACCACATGTTCTCCACCGGCCAGGTGCTGCTGCCGTTCTTCAGCTTCCTCAGCTACCTGATCGCCGTGCCGACCGGTATGAAGTTCTTCAACTGGATCGGCACCATGTGGCGGGGCCAGATCACCTTCGAGACGCCGATGCTCTTCGCCATCGGCTTCCTGGTCACCTTCCTCTTCGGTGGTCTCACCGGCGTGCTGCTCGCCAGCCCGCCGCTGGACTTCCACATCCACGACTCGTACTTCGTGGTGGCGCACTTCCACTACGTGCTCTTCGGCACGATCGTGTTCGCCGTCTTCGGCGGCATCTACTTCTGGTTCCCGAAGATGTTCGGCCGGATGCTCGACGAGCGGCTCGGCAAGATCCACTTCTGGCTCACCATGGTCGGCTTCCACACCACGTTCCTGGTGCAACACTGGCTGGGCAACGAGGGCATGCCCCGCCGGTACGCCGACTACCTGCCGGGCGACGGCTTCACCACGCTGAACACGATCTCCACCATCGGCGCGTTCATCACCGGTATCTCGACCCTGCCGTTCATCTACAACTGCTGGAAGTCCTACAAGGCCGGTCCGGTGGTCGAGGTCGACGACCCGTGGGGCTACGGCAACTCGCTCGAGTGGGCCACCAGCTCGCCGCCGCCGCTGCGTAACTTCGACCGGATGCCGCGGATCCGCTCCGAGCGGCCGGCGTTCGACCTCAAGTTCCCGGAGCTGGCCGCCGGGGTGCCCGCCCTGGCCGGCCCGCCCGAGGGTGGCGCCAAGCCGCTGACCAGCGAGGCCGACGGCGGTGCCAGCTACGTGGAGGACACCAGCGGCAACCGCGACCAGCGCTGA
- a CDS encoding IclR family transcriptional regulator has protein sequence MAAGEARHPVKSAGRALDVLEALADPAGPRSLVELSRSLGIPKSSLHGILHTLLARGWIAADPTGTRFGLGLRSLQVGAAYLAGTDAGGSLGVLLDQLAARFGETVLLCRRAGDAVVVLAKRESAHTLRPHVPLGARLPAHATAAGRALLAQLSDDAVDRLLSWPLPALTERTTTRPEELRAQLAAVRRRGWAVVEEESGPGLVGVAVALPLRDPALDALAVVAPVNRLGPATQRRVAVALRAAAAQARAARALLGEDF, from the coding sequence GTGGCGGCAGGCGAGGCACGACACCCGGTGAAGTCGGCGGGTCGCGCCCTCGACGTGCTGGAGGCCCTCGCCGACCCGGCCGGGCCCCGGTCGCTGGTGGAGCTGAGCCGGAGCCTGGGCATCCCCAAGAGCAGCCTGCACGGCATCCTGCACACCCTGCTCGCCCGCGGCTGGATCGCGGCCGACCCCACCGGGACCCGGTTCGGCCTGGGCCTGCGGTCGCTCCAGGTCGGGGCGGCGTATCTGGCCGGCACGGACGCGGGTGGGTCGCTCGGGGTGCTGCTGGACCAGCTCGCCGCCCGGTTCGGCGAGACCGTGCTGCTGTGCCGGCGCGCCGGCGACGCGGTGGTGGTGCTGGCCAAGCGGGAGTCGGCCCACACGCTGCGACCACACGTGCCGCTCGGCGCCCGGTTGCCGGCACACGCCACCGCGGCCGGCCGGGCGCTGCTCGCCCAACTGTCGGACGACGCGGTGGACCGGCTGCTCAGCTGGCCGCTGCCGGCGCTCACCGAGCGGACCACCACCCGCCCCGAGGAGCTGCGCGCCCAGCTCGCCGCCGTCCGCCGGCGGGGCTGGGCGGTGGTGGAGGAGGAGAGCGGGCCGGGGTTGGTCGGGGTGGCGGTGGCGCTGCCCCTGCGGGACCCCGCGCTGGACGCGCTCGCGGTGGTGGCGCCGGTCAACCGGCTGGGGCCGGCGACGCAACGACGGGTGGCGGTGGCGTTGCGCGCGGCGGCGGCCCAGGCGCGCGCGGCGCGGGCCCTGCTCGGCGAGGACTTTTAG
- a CDS encoding MFS transporter, whose product MNLKPYREALALPGLRSLLLVSVLARIPLTATAVALTFHVLLDLDRGYGAAGLVGAASTVGSALGSPLLGRLVDRRGLRPVLVLTTVAEGVFWATAPTLSYLVLLPAAFLAGLVALPVFSVVRQSVAALVPADRRRPAYALDSMSVELSFMVGPALAVALATAISPRVTMWAVGAGIVSSGICFWLLNPPTRGADEPAGPYRKVPRREWLTPRLLAVLAVSTAATLVLGGTDVAVVAMLRAGGEVGWTGAVLTVWAMVSLVGGFAYGAVSRTFSPLVLMAMLSLTTIPVGLGGAHWWLLCLALIPAGALCAPTIASTSDAVSRLAPAAVRGEAMGLHGSAVTVGIAVGAPLAGAVIDASAPLWGFAATGTIGLLVALVVLLVELRERRAVADRPEDAPVPADRAAGPDPLGPAVTASTR is encoded by the coding sequence CCCGCATCCCGCTCACCGCGACCGCGGTGGCGCTCACCTTCCACGTCCTGCTCGACCTCGACCGGGGGTACGGCGCCGCCGGGCTGGTCGGCGCCGCGTCGACCGTCGGCTCCGCGCTCGGTTCCCCGCTGCTCGGTCGGCTGGTCGACCGGCGCGGGCTGCGCCCGGTGCTCGTGCTGACCACGGTCGCCGAAGGCGTCTTCTGGGCCACCGCGCCGACGCTGTCGTACCTGGTGCTGCTGCCGGCCGCGTTCCTGGCCGGGCTGGTCGCGCTGCCGGTCTTCTCGGTGGTCCGCCAGTCGGTCGCCGCGCTGGTGCCGGCTGACCGGCGTCGCCCGGCGTACGCGCTGGACTCGATGTCGGTGGAGCTGTCGTTCATGGTCGGCCCGGCGCTGGCCGTGGCGCTGGCGACCGCCATCTCCCCGCGCGTCACCATGTGGGCGGTCGGTGCCGGGATCGTCTCCTCCGGGATCTGTTTCTGGCTGCTCAACCCGCCCACCCGGGGCGCCGACGAGCCGGCCGGCCCGTACCGGAAGGTGCCCCGCCGCGAGTGGCTGACGCCCCGCCTGCTCGCCGTGCTGGCGGTGAGTACGGCCGCCACCCTGGTGCTCGGCGGCACGGACGTGGCGGTGGTCGCCATGCTGCGCGCCGGCGGCGAGGTCGGGTGGACCGGGGCCGTACTGACCGTGTGGGCGATGGTGTCGCTGGTCGGCGGCTTCGCGTACGGCGCGGTCAGCCGTACGTTCTCCCCGCTGGTGCTGATGGCGATGCTCAGCCTCACCACGATCCCGGTCGGGCTGGGTGGGGCGCACTGGTGGCTGCTCTGCCTGGCGCTGATCCCGGCCGGGGCGCTCTGCGCGCCGACGATCGCCTCGACCTCCGACGCGGTCAGCCGGCTCGCCCCGGCGGCCGTACGCGGTGAGGCGATGGGCCTGCACGGCTCCGCCGTGACGGTCGGGATCGCGGTGGGTGCCCCGCTCGCCGGCGCGGTGATCGACGCCTCGGCGCCGCTCTGGGGCTTCGCGGCGACCGGCACGATCGGGCTGCTCGTCGCACTCGTCGTGCTGCTCGTCGAGCTGCGCGAGCGGCGGGCGGTGGCCGACCGGCCGGAGGACGCGCCGGTGCCCGCGGACCGGGCGGCCGGGCCGGATCCGCTCGGCCCGGCGGTAACGGCTTCGACACGGTAG
- a CDS encoding FAD-dependent monooxygenase encodes MGGSPLRILVVGAGIAGLAVARALRLAGFRPDVTEKLPPTERGDTGLYLPGNAARALRRLDLDGPVRPLGHVIHRQRFLDAAGAPLCEVDLDALWAGVGECRALPRAELHRVLLTGAGGAVRHGAEISTVEPLPGGVAVGFTDGTSGEYDLVIGADGPRSTVRTLAALGGPPRPVGQVVYRAVVRGGPPVADWTALLGERAGFLVVPIGAGALHCYADEAGTALPADPPARLRELFGGYGGPVPDVLDVLETVHVELTEEVELGRWFHGRVLLVGDAAHATAPTLSQGAAMALEDAVVLAESLRAAGSVEAALIAYESRRRPRTRWVRDRTRDRNRTRDVPPALRDPLLRGRGRRIFQEHYRLLVDPL; translated from the coding sequence ATGGGTGGTTCCCCTCTGCGCATCCTCGTCGTCGGCGCGGGCATCGCCGGTCTCGCCGTGGCCCGAGCCCTGCGCCTGGCGGGATTCCGGCCCGACGTCACCGAGAAGCTGCCCCCCACCGAGCGGGGCGACACCGGCCTGTACCTGCCGGGCAACGCGGCGCGGGCGCTGCGCCGACTCGACCTGGACGGCCCGGTGCGACCGCTCGGCCACGTCATCCACCGCCAGCGCTTCCTCGACGCCGCCGGCGCGCCGCTCTGCGAGGTCGACCTCGACGCCCTCTGGGCCGGGGTGGGGGAGTGCCGCGCCCTGCCCCGCGCCGAACTGCACCGGGTGCTGCTCACCGGGGCCGGCGGCGCAGTCCGGCACGGTGCCGAGATCAGCACCGTCGAGCCGCTGCCCGGCGGCGTCGCGGTCGGCTTCACCGACGGCACATCCGGGGAGTACGACCTGGTCATCGGTGCCGACGGGCCGCGCTCGACGGTACGCACCCTGGCCGCGCTCGGCGGCCCGCCGCGCCCCGTCGGGCAGGTGGTCTACCGGGCGGTGGTCCGGGGTGGCCCGCCGGTCGCGGACTGGACCGCACTACTCGGCGAGCGCGCCGGCTTCCTGGTGGTGCCGATCGGCGCCGGCGCGCTGCACTGCTACGCCGACGAGGCCGGCACCGCGCTGCCGGCCGACCCCCCGGCCCGGCTGCGCGAGCTGTTCGGCGGCTACGGCGGCCCGGTGCCCGACGTCCTCGACGTGCTGGAGACGGTGCACGTCGAGCTGACCGAGGAGGTCGAGCTGGGGCGCTGGTTCCACGGCCGGGTGCTGCTCGTCGGTGACGCCGCGCACGCCACCGCGCCGACCCTGTCCCAGGGGGCCGCGATGGCGCTGGAGGACGCGGTGGTGCTCGCCGAGTCGCTGCGGGCCGCCGGCAGCGTGGAGGCCGCGCTGATCGCGTACGAGAGCCGGCGACGGCCGCGTACCCGATGGGTGCGGGACCGGACCCGGGACCGCAACCGGACCCGCGACGTGCCGCCCGCGCTGCGCGACCCGTTGCTACGCGGACGTGGCCGGCGCATCTTCCAGGAGCACTACCGACTTCTCGTGGACCCGCTCTGA